One genomic window of Arachis hypogaea cultivar Tifrunner chromosome 8, arahy.Tifrunner.gnm2.J5K5, whole genome shotgun sequence includes the following:
- the LOC140174780 gene encoding MLO-like protein 9, giving the protein MAVREEERALDHTPTWAVAAVCASIVLVSIVLEKIIHKFEKMFERKKKMALLEALAKIKGELMVLGFISLILTFGQTYISKWCIPEKYANTMLPCVRSTKEEGEGGGGGHNQATPAGAGVVEEKGGAKEVTAEGEPPHRRLLTYERRFLAAASEGCKPGMEPLISVHGMHQLHIFIFFLAVFHVVYSAITMTLGRAKIRGWKAWEQDHIVDQEALNGKTTMIPYSSVFKLYFFFSNNLIGLVCDDNNCSDPRRFRLTHETSFVRDHNSIWTKTPVSFYFVRDYNISL; this is encoded by the exons ATGGCGGTAAGAGAAGAGGAAAGGGCGCTAGATCACACACCTACATGGGCTGTCGCCGCCGTCTGCGCCTCTATCGTCCTCGTTTCTATAGTGCTCGagaaaattatacataaattcgAAAAA ATGTTTGAACGTAAAAAGAAGATGGCTCTGTTAGAAGCACTCGCAAAGATTAAAGGCG AGCTTATGGTTTTGGGATTTATTTCTTTAATATTAACGTTTGGACAAACCTACATTTCCAAATGGTGTATTCCCGAGAAGTATGCAAATACCATGCTACCTTGTGTTAGAAGCACGAAGGAGGAAGGCGAAGGCGGCGGCGGCGGTCACAACCAAGCTACTCCAGCGGGTGCGGGTGTTGTGGAAGAGAAGGGTGGTGCTAAAGAGGTTACTGCTGAAGGTGAACCGCCCCATCGCAGGCTTTTGACATACGAACGTAGGTTTCTGGCTGCAGCTAGTGAAGGATGTAAACCG GGGATGGAGCCTCTTATATCTGTGCATGGAATGCATCAATTGCACATTTTCATATTCTTCTTGGCTGTCTTCCATGTCGTATACAGTGCCATAACAATGACTCTTGGAAGAGCAAAG ATTCGTGGGTGGAAGGCATGGGAACAGGACCATATTGTGGATCAAGAAGCCTTGAATGGTAAAACAACAATGATACCATATAGTTCcgtttttaagttatattttttctTCTCCAATAATTTAATTGGGTTGGTGTGTGATGATAATAACTGTTCAGATCCTAGAAGATTCAGGCTTACTCACGAGACATCATTTGTGAGGGATCACAACAGTATTTGGACTAAAACTCCAGTTTCCTTCTATTTTGTAAGGGATTACAATATCAGTCtttaa
- the LOC112704908 gene encoding MLO-like protein 5, whose product MRHGFVTVHLAPGSKFDFQKYIKRSLEDDFKVVVGISPILWASVVFFLLVNVHGWHASFGVSFLPLMVILAVGTKLQAIITRMALDIKERHAVVQGIPLVQVSDKYFWFEWPELVLYLIHFVLFQNAFELTYFWWTWYEFGWASCFYEDEILMISRVALGIGAQIITSYVTLPLYALVTQMGSTMKKSIFDEQTSKALKKWHQNALKKIASRGRHATLGGTTMSKSPDGSPSKMSTRSPNAGQSATILSSVDNTIPAYDNRDLLTGP is encoded by the exons ATGCGACATGGATTTGTTACT GTTCATTTAGCACCTGGAAGTaagtttgattttcaaaaatatattaagaGGTCATTAGAAGACGACTTTAAGGTAGTTGTGGGAATCAG TCCAATACTTTGGGCATCAGTGGTGTTTTTCTTGCTTGTAAATGTTCATG GATGGCATGCTTCCTTTGGGGTGTCTTTTCTTCCACTAATG GTTATTCTAGCTGTTGGGACAAAGCTTCAGGCAATTATAACCCGAATGGCACTTGACATAAAAGAAAGGCATGCTGTAGTGCAGGGGATCCCTCTTGTTCAAGTCTCTGACAAGTACTTTTGGTTTGAGTGGCCTGAGTTAGTTCTTTATCTCATCCATTTTGTCCTCTTTCAG AATGCATTTGAGCTGACATATTTCTGGTGGACATGG TATGAATTTGGTTGGGCATCTTGCTTTTATGAAGATGAAATACTTATGATCAGTAGAGTTGCACTTGG GATAGGAGCTCAAATAATCACCAGCTATGTCACTCTTCCACTGTATGCGCTTGTTACACAG ATGGGATCAACAATGAAGAAGTCAATATTTGATGAACAAACATCGAAGGCTCTAAAGAAGTGGCACCAGAATGCTCTAAAGAAGATAGCATCCAGGGGACGCCATGCCACTCTGGGAGGCACCACTATGTCAAAGTCGCCGGACGGTTCACCCAGCAAAATGTCAACTAGATCCCCAAACGCCGGGCAGTCAGCCACCATATTGTCGAGCGTAGATAACACTATCCCCGCCTATGACAACCGTGACCTTCTAACTGGACCATGA
- the LOC112705734 gene encoding dolichyl-diphosphooligosaccharide--protein glycosyltransferase subunit 1A — MLRFALTLLLFTLAFGVLSSSPVFSDLILAKVDRRIDLTSQIVRITTSLKVENAGSNPISEILLSFPENQAKHLAYLTATLNEGKGKGKASSGAGLPTEVVIPKDVPDSLTFYSVSLHKGLGKGESLLLDVLAVFTHALEPFPEKISQADIQLLLFQDTAHFLSPYKVMVQSVAVKLPEARVESYTKLEGTKLSGSELKYSPFHNIPPFSYLPIIIHFENNQPFAVAEELVREIEISHWGNVQVTEHYNLFHGGAKNKGEFSRLDYQARPYVRGASAFRRLVARLPPRAHSVYYRDEIGNISTSSLWGDSKKTELEIEPRYPLFGGWRTAFTIGYGLPLRDFLFESDGKRFLNFSFGSPINELVIDTLIVKVVLPEGSKDISASVPFPVKQWQETKFSHLDLVGRPVVVLEKNNVVPEHNEHFQVYYKFNSLSMLREPLMLIFGFFFLFVACIVYMHADLSISKSSASYLAKVQWEEVQATVQQIHNIISHCLTAHDKLEASLRDLSRTGDVQACKATRKSVDSLLKGVSKDLKPLVTFLQSSPQAAHILPKVEELIAKERDLQERLMAKHTTVVDCYEKKLGGREIENRIASNQQKITSLRQEVDDLMEFIDEI, encoded by the exons ATGCTGAGGTTCGCTTTGACTCTTCTTTTGTTTACGCTTGCATTCGGCGTTCTGTCCTCCTCCCCGGTCTTCTCCGATCTAATCCTCGCCAAGGTTGACCGTCGT ATTGATTTGACATCTCAAATTGTGCGCATAACTACCTCACTAAAG GTAGAGAATGCGGGATCAAACCCTATCTCTGAGATCTTGTTGTCCTTTCCTGAAAATCAGGCAAAGCACCTGGCATACTTGACAGCAACACTTAATGaaggaaaggggaaagggaaagcATCTTCTGGTGCTGGTTTACCCACTGAAGTTGTTATCCCTAAAGATGTGCCTGATTCCTTGACATTTTATTCCGTATCTTTACACAAGGGGCTTGGGAAGGGAGAGAGTTTGCTGTTGGATGTCTTGGCTGTTTTTACCCATGCGTTGGAACCATTTCCTGAGAAAATTAGTCAAGCTGATATCCAGCTTTTACTGTTTCAAGATACTGCACACTTTCTTTCTCCTTATAAAGTAATGGTCCAGTCAGTCGCTGTTAAATTGCCCGAAGCAAGAGTCGAGTCCTACACAAAACTTGAGGGCACAAAACTGTCTGGATCTGAGTTGAAATATAGCCCGTTCCATAATATTCCACCATTTTCATACTTGCCAATAATTATTCACTTTGAGAATAATCAACCCTTTGCAGTTGCTGAAGAGTTAGTGCGAGAGATCGAGATTTCCCATTGGGGAAATGTACAGGTCACAGAGCATTACAATCTCTTTCATGGTGGTGCCAAGAATAAAGGAGAATTTTCTAG ACTTGACTATCAGGCCAGGCCATATGTAAGAGGTGCATCAGCCTTTAGGCGTCTTGTTGCAAGGCTGCCGCCACGAGCTCATTCAGTTTACTACAGGGATGAAATTGGAAACATTTCCACTTCTAGTTTATGGGGTGACTCAAAGAAG ACAGAACTGGAGATTGAACCTAGGTACCCTTTGTTTGGTGGATGGAGAACTGCTTTTACGATTGGATATGGTTTGCCATTGCGGGACTTCCTATTCGAATCGGATGGAAAACGTttccttaatttttcttttggttcCCCTATAAATGAGCTAGTGATTGACACTCTCATTGTGAAG GTTGTTCTACCAGAAGGGTCCAAAGATATTTCTGCATCTGTTCCATTTCCGGTGAAACAATGGCAGGAG ACAAAGTTTTCCCACTTGGATCTTGTTGGTAGACCTGTTGTTGTGCTGGAAAAGAACAATGTTGTGCCTGAGCATAATGAGCATTTTCAG GTCTATTATAAATTTAACAGTCTCTCCATGCTCAGGGAGCCTCTGATGTTGATCTTTgggtttttctttctctttgttgccTGCATTGTCTACATGCATGCGGATTTgtcaatctccaaatcatctgCATCTTATTTGGCTAAGGTCCAGTGGGAAGAG GTGCAAGCAACTGTTCAGCAGATCCATAATATCATTAGCCATTGCTTAACAGCACATGACAAGCTAGAAGCATCATTGCGTGATCTTTCTAGGACAGGAGATGTTCAAGCTTGTAAAGCAACTAGAAAATCAGTTGATAGCTTGTTGAAAGGGGTTTCTAAAGACTTGAAGCCTCTGGTGACATTCTTGCAATCTTCTCCACAAGCAGCTCATATACTGCCCAAG GTGGAAGAACTGATTGCTAAGGAGAGAGATTTGCAGGAGAGACTCATGGCAAAACACACAACAGTTGTAGACTGCTACGAGAAGAAGTTAGGAGGAAGGGAAATTGAGAATCGGATTGCTTCAAATCAGCAGAAAATTACCTCTTTGAGGCAGGAGGTTGATGACCTCATGGAGTTTATCGATGAGATATGA
- the LOC112705735 gene encoding outer envelope pore protein 21, chloroplastic isoform X2, with the protein METSLRYRGDSKALRIHAKEKVPIDSNTFFQVHGELDTRVGQASSLSAQIRHFYPSLSATLGVGLRYDKHEKLRYTVRAKKTFPVTVDKLFDFKIKGRCDVDQNFKERKSSGAAEFSWNIFNFQKDQDVRLRLGYEVFEQVPYVQLRENNWTFNADYKELHS; encoded by the exons ATGGAGACATCTCTGAGATATAGAGGAGATTCGAAAGCTCTAAGAATCCATGCGAAGGAGAAAGTCCCAATCGACTCGAACACTTTCTTCCAG GTTCATGGAGAGCTTGATACGAGAGTCGGGCAAGCCAGTTCTCTGAGTGCCCAAATTAGACATTTCTACCCCTCG TTATCAGCAACACTTGGTGTTGGATTGCGCTATGATAAGCATGAGAAGCTACGCTACACTGTGCGTGCAAAGAAGACATTCCCTGTCACCGTTGATAAGCTCTTTGACTTTAAAATTAAGGGACGATGTGACGTTGACCAGAACTTTAAAGAG AGGAAGTCTAGTGGAGCTGCTGAATTCTCATGGAACATATTTAATTTTCAGAAGGACCAAGATGTTAGACTTAGACTTGGTTATGAAGTCTTTGAACAG GTTCCTTATGTGCAGCTTAGGGAGAATAATTGGACCTTCAATGCAGACTACAAAG AGCTACATAGCTGA
- the LOC112705735 gene encoding outer envelope pore protein 21, chloroplastic isoform X1, which produces METSLRYRGDSKALRIHAKEKVPIDSNTFFQVHGELDTRVGQASSLSAQIRHFYPSLSATLGVGLRYDKHEKLRYTVRAKKTFPVTVDKLFDFKIKGRCDVDQNFKERKSSGAAEFSWNIFNFQKDQDVRLRLGYEVFEQVPYVQLRENNWTFNADYKGRWSVRFDL; this is translated from the exons ATGGAGACATCTCTGAGATATAGAGGAGATTCGAAAGCTCTAAGAATCCATGCGAAGGAGAAAGTCCCAATCGACTCGAACACTTTCTTCCAG GTTCATGGAGAGCTTGATACGAGAGTCGGGCAAGCCAGTTCTCTGAGTGCCCAAATTAGACATTTCTACCCCTCG TTATCAGCAACACTTGGTGTTGGATTGCGCTATGATAAGCATGAGAAGCTACGCTACACTGTGCGTGCAAAGAAGACATTCCCTGTCACCGTTGATAAGCTCTTTGACTTTAAAATTAAGGGACGATGTGACGTTGACCAGAACTTTAAAGAG AGGAAGTCTAGTGGAGCTGCTGAATTCTCATGGAACATATTTAATTTTCAGAAGGACCAAGATGTTAGACTTAGACTTGGTTATGAAGTCTTTGAACAG GTTCCTTATGTGCAGCTTAGGGAGAATAATTGGACCTTCAATGCAGACTACAAAGGTAGATGGAGTGTGAGATTTGATTTATGA